The following are encoded together in the Verrucomicrobiota bacterium genome:
- a CDS encoding sulfatase has product MSFRKLFAFISLGLACLTTALMAAKPNILFIVSDDLTACLGSYGNEVCQTPNLDRLASEGVQFNKAYCQYPVCGPSRASFMSGLYPKRTKMLGNDYTLGSYKVLNSALADHPSIGELLRTNGYVSLRVSKIYHMGVPGGIEAGDAGGDEPDSWDRAFNVMAPETASPGILELLSPKRAHYGSNFARIIVPDDRIETQADILAANQAIAILESRARDGDHSKFLRPNEPFFLAVGFVRPHVPLVAPKSLFDKYPEDDSVLPYVPEGDLDDIPAMAATNANELKYGMSELQQKQSLAAYYASVSFMDDQVGRLLDTLDRLDQRKNTVVIFTSDHGYNLGHHTLWQKGSLFENSARVPLLISAPGFESSAGKSTDALVELVDLYPTIAELTGIMEKAPSNLEGMSLTGLMKDPARAKGKTEAYTVVGNKNRMGESIRTNHYRYNYWSGGDEELYDIVNDPNEFTNLAGSKDHASALRQMRDRLAEKNSSF; this is encoded by the coding sequence ATGAGTTTTAGAAAACTCTTTGCCTTTATCTCGCTTGGTCTGGCTTGTCTAACCACGGCTCTTATGGCCGCCAAACCTAATATTCTGTTTATCGTCAGTGACGACCTGACAGCTTGCCTTGGCTCCTACGGAAACGAGGTTTGCCAGACCCCGAACCTGGATCGTCTGGCCAGTGAAGGCGTTCAGTTCAACAAGGCCTATTGTCAGTATCCGGTGTGCGGGCCGTCGCGCGCGTCCTTCATGAGTGGTTTGTATCCGAAGCGCACAAAGATGCTGGGTAACGACTACACGCTTGGAAGTTATAAGGTGCTTAATTCGGCGTTAGCGGATCACCCGAGTATCGGGGAATTGCTGCGCACCAATGGCTATGTCTCACTCCGGGTATCTAAGATATACCACATGGGTGTTCCGGGAGGGATTGAAGCGGGCGATGCTGGCGGCGATGAGCCCGATTCCTGGGATCGCGCGTTCAACGTCATGGCACCCGAGACCGCGAGTCCTGGAATCTTGGAATTACTCTCTCCTAAAAGAGCGCATTACGGCTCCAACTTCGCCCGAATCATTGTGCCTGATGATCGTATTGAAACCCAGGCCGATATCCTGGCGGCCAACCAGGCGATAGCGATTTTGGAAAGTCGAGCTCGTGACGGAGATCACTCAAAGTTTTTAAGGCCAAACGAACCCTTCTTTCTGGCTGTTGGATTCGTGCGACCTCACGTGCCTTTGGTTGCTCCGAAGTCGCTGTTCGATAAATACCCGGAAGATGACTCGGTATTGCCTTATGTTCCTGAGGGGGACCTCGATGATATTCCAGCCATGGCAGCAACGAATGCCAACGAACTCAAATACGGCATGAGTGAGCTTCAGCAAAAGCAGTCACTCGCTGCCTACTATGCCAGTGTCTCATTTATGGATGACCAGGTGGGGCGCTTGTTGGATACACTCGATAGATTGGATCAGCGCAAAAACACGGTCGTCATTTTTACGTCTGACCATGGTTACAATTTAGGACACCATACTCTGTGGCAGAAAGGCAGTTTGTTCGAGAATAGTGCTCGGGTGCCTCTGTTAATATCTGCTCCGGGGTTCGAAAGTTCAGCGGGTAAGAGCACGGATGCCTTGGTTGAGCTTGTTGATTTGTATCCAACCATTGCTGAGCTCACGGGAATAATGGAGAAGGCCCCATCTAACCTGGAAGGTATGAGTCTGACTGGTTTGATGAAGGATCCTGCCCGCGCGAAAGGGAAGACGGAAGCTTACACGGTGGTAGGAAATAAAAATAGAATGGGAGAATCCATCCGCACGAATCACTACCGCTACAATTATTGGTCTGGGGGAGACGAGGAGCTATACGACATTGTCAACGACCCGAATGAGTTTACCAACCTGGCTGGTTCGAAAGACCACGCAAGCGCTCTCAGGCAAATGCGTGATCGATTAGCAGAAAAGAACAGTAGCTTTTAG